Proteins found in one Amblyraja radiata isolate CabotCenter1 chromosome 45, sAmbRad1.1.pri, whole genome shotgun sequence genomic segment:
- the LOC116968633 gene encoding histone H2AX-like, translated as MSGRGKTSGKARAKAKSRSSRAGLQFPVGRVHRHLRKGNYAKRVGAGAPVYLAAVLEYLTAEILELAGNAARDNKKSRIIPRHLQLAVRNDEELNKLLGGVTIAQGGVLPNIQAVLLPKKTGGAGK; from the coding sequence ATGTCTGGACGAGGAAAAACCAGCGGCAAAGCTCGGGCCAAGGCCAAGTCTCGCTCGTCCCGGGCTGGACTGCAGTTCCCGGTCGGTCGTGTTCATAGGCACTTGAGGAAAGGCAACTATGCTAAGCGGGTGGGTGCAGGAGCCCCTGTCTATCTGGCTGCTGTGCTCGAGTATCTGACGGCTGAAATCCTCGAGCTGGCCGGCAACGCGGCCCGGGACAACAAGAAGAGCCGCATCATCCCCAGACATCTGCAGCTGGCCGTCCGCAACGACGAGGAGCTCAACAAACTGCTGGGAGGGGTGACCATCGCTCAGGGCGGTGTGTTGCCCAATATCCAGGCCGTGCTGTTGCCCAAGAAAACTGGCGGAGCGGGCAAGTAA
- the LOC116968436 gene encoding histone H1-like, which yields MYRGQFWSPRCPILIGITGFLKTEKHSEAEGPGVDSRMSPPRPLAAFKLLSAAATRFNSHSVLSVRENLCIVADMTETAAAEAVPQAVPTAQTKAPKKKKPPARSKAAGLKLGEQIDKLVADCRDRRGLSLFAIKKSLAANRVDVDKCRHLIKMCIKRRLVNGLLVQNKGSFKTGKGEAAVKSVKKAKISAAKTSKSKKPTAKKPPTKKSLAKKSTPKKPAVKKVSTKKVVAKKPAAKLTAAKKASPKKAATKTPQKAAKKPVKRQVKAKSKKAASKK from the coding sequence ATGTACCGaggccagttttggtctccgaggtGTCCGATTTTAATTGGAATTACAGGATTTTTGAAGACAGAGAAACACAGCGAGGCGGAAGGGCCGGGAGTTGACAGCAGGATGTCTCCGCCCCGTCCGCTCGCTGCCTTTAAGTTGCTCAGTGCCGCCGCCACTCGCTTCAATTCTCACTCAGTTCTGAGTGTCAGAGAGAACTTGTGCATAGTGGCCGATATGACGGAGACCGCAGCCGCTGAAGCGGTTCCTCAAGCCGTCCCCACCGCTCAAACTAAGGCTCCCAAGAAGAAGAAGCCGCCCGCCCGGAGCAAGGCAGCCGGTCTCAAGCTGGGCGAACAGATCGACAAGCTTGTGGCGGATTGCCGCGATCGCAGAGGGTTGTCTTTATTTGCGATAAAGAAGAGTCTGGCTGCCAACCGCGTCGATGTGGACAAGTGCCGCCACCTGATCAAGATGTGCATCAAGAGGAGATTAGTAAACGGTttactggtccagaacaagggctccTTCAAGACCGGCAAGGGAGAAGCGGCCGTGAaatcagtaaagaaagcgaagatTTCAGCAGCCAAGACATCCAAGAGCAAGAAACCGACGGCCAAGAAACCCCCGACCAAGAAATCATTGGCAAAAAAATCTACCCCCAAGAAACCAGCGGTCAAGAAAGTTTCCACTAAGAAAGTTGTGGCCAAGAAACCAGCGGCTAAACTAACGGCGGCGAAGAAAGCATCGCCCAAGAAGGCGGCGACGAAAACCCCCCAAAAGGCAGCAAAGAAGCCGGTAAAACGCCAGGTGAAGGCGAAATCCAAGAAGGCAGCGTCCAAAAAGTGA
- the LOC116968630 gene encoding histone H3-like translates to MARTKQTARKSTGGKAPRKQLATKAARKSAPATGGVKKPHRYRPGTVALREIRRYQKSTELLIRKLPFQRLVREIAQDFKTDLRFQSSAIMALQEASEAYLVGLFEDTNLCAIHAKRVTIMPKDIQLARRIRGERA, encoded by the coding sequence ATGGCCCGGACCAAGCAGACAGCGCGTAAATCGACCGGAGGGAAAGCTCCTCGCAAACAGCTGGCGACCAAAGCGGCGCGGAAGAGCGCTCCAGCCACGGGCGGAGTGAAGAAGCCTCATCGCTACAGGCCCGGCACCGTGGCTCTGAGGGAGATCCGGCGCTACCAGAAATCCACCGAGTTGCTCATCCGCAAACTGCCCTTCCAGCGCCTGGTGCGGGAGATCGCTCAGGACTTCAAGACAGACCTGCGCTTCCAGAGCTCGGCCATCATGGCCCTGCAGGAGGCCAGCGAGGCTTACCTGGTGGGGCTCTTTGAGGACACCAACCTGTGCGCAATCCACGCCAAGCGAGTCACCATCATGCCCAAAGACATCCAGCTGGCCCGCCGCATCCGCGGGGAGCGCGCCTaa